One Candidatus Binatia bacterium DNA segment encodes these proteins:
- a CDS encoding biopolymer transporter ExbD gives MAVGRLPEGNSDGAIVAEINITPLTDIFLVLLIIFMVTSSAMVESGPQVNLPEAADTTSESRGVVVTVDDQAAIYVDGAMVDRASLQETLRLAVASSDAKRVVLEGDRDIVLGEVVFILDEAKRAGATEVAIAARRP, from the coding sequence ATGGCCGTCGGCAGATTGCCTGAGGGCAACAGCGACGGTGCCATCGTCGCCGAGATCAATATTACCCCATTGACCGATATATTTCTGGTTCTGTTGATCATCTTCATGGTGACCAGTTCGGCGATGGTCGAATCGGGCCCTCAGGTCAATCTTCCCGAGGCGGCTGACACGACCAGCGAGAGTCGCGGTGTCGTTGTTACAGTCGATGATCAGGCAGCGATCTACGTCGACGGAGCAATGGTCGATCGTGCCAGCCTTCAGGAGACCCTGCGTCTTGCTGTGGCAAGTTCGGATGCCAAACGGGTGGTACTGGAGGGCGACCGAGATATCGTTCTTGGCGAGGTGGTCTTTATCCTCGATGAGGCCAAGCGGGCTGGTGCGACGGAAGTCGCTATCGCCGCGAGGAGGCCCTGA
- a CDS encoding ribonuclease Z — protein sequence MASSFEPRLINGPFGDPGLFVGMRWEGTAAVFDLGRNDGLPAAELLRASHIFVSHTHMDHFIGFDRVLRLFLNRDKRVHLYGPEGIGACVAGKLRGYVWNLTESYTLVFDVTEVRVDGCRRWQFRAATGFEQEEIPYESLEPSGSPERPLLVDNGKFRVRAGITDHRIPCLSFALDEPTHLNVDNDEIAQRGYLPGRWIAELKQALREQRPAATELVPARRDGEQIPVRLGDLQELVRTTPGQKIGYVVDTRFMPENLAVLLPLLRGATTLYCEASFLDEDRDQAAMRYHLTAAEAGALGRLAEARRLRVFHYSSRYQGKGERLRQEAENAFRGRKEPGAMSDFDSIAV from the coding sequence ATGGCATCATCTTTCGAACCGCGGCTGATCAACGGCCCATTTGGGGATCCCGGGCTTTTTGTCGGGATGCGGTGGGAGGGCACGGCTGCCGTTTTTGATTTAGGTCGGAATGACGGCTTGCCTGCAGCCGAGCTTCTTCGGGCGTCTCATATCTTTGTTTCGCACACGCATATGGATCACTTCATTGGCTTCGATCGCGTGCTCCGGCTGTTTCTGAATCGAGACAAGCGCGTCCACCTCTACGGGCCGGAAGGAATCGGGGCCTGTGTAGCGGGAAAACTGCGTGGCTATGTATGGAACCTGACGGAGTCCTATACCCTGGTCTTTGACGTCACCGAGGTCCGCGTCGATGGTTGCCGGCGTTGGCAATTCCGCGCCGCGACTGGTTTTGAACAAGAGGAAATTCCTTACGAATCGCTTGAGCCGAGCGGGTCGCCCGAGCGGCCGCTTCTGGTCGATAACGGAAAATTTCGCGTCCGCGCCGGGATCACCGACCATCGGATCCCATGCTTGTCTTTCGCCCTCGATGAGCCCACTCACCTCAACGTGGATAACGATGAGATCGCCCAGAGGGGCTACCTCCCCGGCCGGTGGATCGCGGAGCTTAAACAGGCCCTCCGCGAGCAACGCCCGGCGGCTACCGAGTTGGTGCCGGCCCGTCGGGATGGTGAACAAATACCGGTCCGACTCGGCGACCTGCAGGAACTGGTACGCACCACGCCCGGACAAAAGATTGGATATGTGGTCGATACGCGATTTATGCCGGAGAATTTGGCCGTCCTCTTGCCGCTGCTTCGGGGCGCGACAACGCTTTACTGCGAGGCATCGTTTCTGGATGAGGATCGGGATCAGGCGGCCATGCGTTACCACCTCACCGCAGCGGAGGCGGGCGCTCTGGGCCGGCTCGCAGAGGCCCGACGGCTCCGCGTTTTTCATTACTCGTCTCGGTATCAGGGCAAGGGCGAGCGCCTGCGTCAGGAAGCCGAGAACGCATTTCGGGGTCGCAAGGAGCCGGGTGCGATGTCGGATTTCGACTCGATCGCGGTCTGA
- a CDS encoding replication-associated recombination protein A translates to MRPRVLAEVRGQEHLLGPGKLLRSMVDAGRIHSLLFWGPPGTGKTTLARLMAREVDLSFIALSAVLAGVKDIRAAVESARVRQQATGRATLVFVDEIHRFNKSQQDALLPHVEAGLFTLIGATTENPSFEVNAPLLSRTRVLTLSSLTREAMAEILERASCDPERGLGLAPEDLSPTARDALIAHAQGDARIALGTLEIAAEIAVGRKDTIIEPEHVLEAAQRKSLRYDAQGDQHYDIVSAFIKSMRGSDPDGALYWLVRMLEAGEDPKFIARRMVIFASEDIGNADPEALRIALSVKDAVHFTGLPEGRIPLAQGVTYLATAVKSNASYRALGAATEEVRSSGSLAVPLHLRNAPTELMKEQGYGEGYEYPHDFEGNHVASNYLPETLHGTRFYEPGGQGHEETIRDRLRGWRNAVKGKVGSG, encoded by the coding sequence ATGCGCCCGCGGGTCCTGGCAGAGGTGCGGGGCCAGGAGCATCTATTGGGGCCCGGCAAATTATTGCGCTCGATGGTCGACGCTGGTCGAATCCACTCGCTGCTCTTCTGGGGCCCTCCAGGTACCGGCAAGACCACTTTGGCACGGTTGATGGCCCGGGAAGTCGACCTCTCCTTCATCGCCTTGTCGGCGGTTCTGGCCGGAGTCAAGGATATTCGAGCGGCAGTCGAATCGGCTCGAGTTCGCCAACAGGCGACCGGGCGGGCAACTCTTGTTTTCGTGGATGAGATTCATCGCTTCAACAAATCTCAGCAGGATGCGCTTCTCCCTCATGTGGAGGCAGGACTTTTCACCCTGATCGGGGCGACCACCGAAAACCCGTCATTCGAGGTCAATGCTCCTCTCCTCTCACGGACTCGGGTGCTGACCCTTTCGAGCCTGACCAGGGAAGCCATGGCCGAGATTCTCGAACGCGCCAGTTGCGATCCGGAACGCGGGTTGGGATTGGCTCCGGAAGACCTTTCGCCGACAGCCCGCGACGCGCTGATTGCGCACGCACAAGGCGACGCACGCATCGCTTTGGGAACGCTCGAGATCGCCGCCGAGATCGCCGTCGGACGCAAAGATACCATAATCGAGCCCGAACACGTGCTGGAGGCTGCCCAGCGAAAATCGCTTCGATACGATGCTCAGGGCGACCAGCATTATGATATCGTCTCTGCCTTTATCAAGAGTATGCGTGGGAGTGATCCTGACGGAGCGCTATACTGGCTGGTTCGCATGCTCGAGGCGGGAGAGGATCCCAAATTCATCGCTCGACGTATGGTAATTTTCGCGTCCGAGGATATCGGCAATGCCGATCCCGAGGCTCTTCGCATCGCGTTGTCCGTAAAGGATGCCGTGCACTTCACCGGCCTGCCTGAAGGGCGCATTCCCCTGGCGCAGGGAGTGACCTATTTGGCGACAGCCGTGAAGTCGAACGCCAGCTACCGCGCCCTCGGTGCTGCAACCGAAGAAGTCCGCTCGAGCGGGAGTCTGGCGGTGCCTTTGCACCTCCGCAACGCTCCGACCGAGTTGATGAAGGAGCAGGGTTACGGCGAAGGCTACGAATACCCGCACGACTTCGAGGGCAATCATGTAGCGTCCAATTATCTACCGGAAACCCTTCACGGAACCCGATTCTACGAGCCGGGCGGTCAGGGGCACGAGGAGACGATCCGGGACCGACTCCGGGGCTGGCGCAACGCCGTCAAAGGCAAGGTCGGCTCTGGCTGA
- a CDS encoding NAD(+)/NADH kinase: MAIVGLVLKREAPEALEAARPIVAWCSANGVEAATEPETADLLGIPGMTKSMMFDKAEAIVVLGGDGTLLATARLCGPRKIPILGVNLGTLGFLAETPLEELTQVLALALEGRAHVEERRMLQATVVRASGETTEHQALNDAVLSRGAMGRTIDLEARIDGEFLALFNADGLIVGTPTGSTAYNLSAGGPLIHPTVRVMILSPICPHALNMRPIVVHDSSTLELRLGSSREELLLTLDGQETVSVSSEDTIRISCSSFEACLVTAADISFYELLRKKLGWARP, translated from the coding sequence ATGGCAATTGTGGGTCTGGTTCTGAAGCGGGAGGCACCGGAAGCGCTGGAGGCAGCGCGACCGATCGTGGCATGGTGTTCAGCCAATGGTGTTGAAGCCGCCACCGAGCCCGAAACCGCGGATCTTCTCGGGATTCCCGGCATGACCAAATCGATGATGTTTGACAAGGCCGAGGCCATCGTCGTGCTGGGCGGGGATGGCACCCTGCTCGCGACAGCGCGCCTTTGCGGCCCCCGAAAGATACCCATCCTTGGCGTAAACTTGGGGACACTGGGTTTTCTTGCCGAGACACCATTGGAAGAGCTCACACAGGTGCTCGCTTTGGCCCTCGAGGGTCGTGCTCACGTCGAGGAACGGCGGATGCTGCAGGCGACGGTGGTGCGTGCCTCGGGTGAGACGACAGAGCATCAAGCCCTGAATGATGCTGTCCTCAGCCGTGGCGCGATGGGTCGGACCATCGACCTCGAGGCTCGCATTGACGGCGAATTTCTCGCTCTTTTCAACGCGGATGGTTTGATCGTGGGGACTCCGACCGGGTCGACCGCCTATAACCTTTCCGCAGGTGGCCCGCTGATTCACCCGACAGTCCGGGTCATGATCTTGTCGCCGATCTGTCCGCATGCCCTGAATATGCGACCGATCGTGGTTCACGACTCCTCGACCTTGGAGCTCCGGCTAGGCTCTTCCCGTGAGGAGTTATTGCTGACTCTGGACGGACAGGAGACGGTATCGGTGAGTTCCGAGGATACCATTCGAATCTCATGCTCCTCCTTTGAGGCTTGTCTTGTAACCGCTGCCGATATTTCCTTTTACGAGCTGCTGCGCAAGAAGCTCGGCTGGGCGAGGCCTTAG
- the recN gene encoding DNA repair protein RecN produces the protein MLLRLKVTNLALLEDLDLEFGSGLNIVTGETGAGKSLLQRALALAAGHRASSEVVRRGADAARIEANFQVPDDARALLARLDEIGVPVPDQELLVRRTIPRSGKARVSINDASVTLATLNEVGGVLVHLQGQHESLRLAQPEAHVEMLDAACGTLDKAEDFRSRYGALLKLIARLEAVEQGLSEHERRLELTRWELEELDEAGFLDLKEEISLTSERERLRHGEKLRATAAEALEQLDLGEQPALAALERQARRMSEMAELDSDLQEIAEGLEQAVVPLQEAVRGLQGYAESLRDDPSRLEEVEDRLALLARLERKHGVQGLEGLLQHREALAAELDAATRDAQDPEELRRELAAAADTTWKAADRLETLRRKGAKALCPPVIAELGALGMEGATFSVGFSDLPARAEKGPAQVLHRDGANLGSDGRSQIEFLLAANPGEGESPLGKVASGGELSRVMLALRNVAGGPGVPTMVFDEVDAGIGGSTAEAVGERLARLAEEHQVLCITHLAQIAAYADAHYAVAKGSRGGRTRTIVDPIEGEARKAELARMLGGGGVHAETHAAEMLRRGHEFRKKGMKAGGKSAPKKKRSRQKTA, from the coding sequence ATGCTGCTTCGGTTGAAGGTAACGAATCTGGCCCTGCTCGAAGACCTCGATCTCGAATTCGGGTCTGGTCTCAATATCGTGACCGGCGAGACAGGAGCGGGCAAGAGTTTACTGCAGCGGGCGCTCGCGCTCGCTGCCGGTCATCGGGCCAGCAGCGAGGTGGTCCGCCGCGGCGCGGATGCAGCCCGAATCGAAGCGAATTTTCAGGTGCCTGACGACGCAAGGGCCCTGTTGGCCCGACTGGACGAAATTGGCGTACCGGTGCCGGATCAGGAACTTTTGGTCAGACGCACGATTCCACGTTCGGGCAAAGCGCGGGTTTCGATCAATGATGCCTCCGTGACGTTGGCCACCTTGAACGAAGTTGGCGGTGTATTGGTGCATTTGCAGGGACAGCACGAATCCCTGCGGCTGGCGCAGCCCGAGGCCCATGTGGAGATGTTGGATGCCGCTTGTGGCACTCTCGACAAAGCGGAGGATTTCCGTTCCCGCTACGGTGCGCTCCTGAAATTGATCGCGCGACTCGAGGCGGTTGAACAAGGCCTCTCCGAGCACGAACGACGGCTCGAGCTTACGCGTTGGGAGCTCGAGGAGCTGGATGAAGCCGGCTTTCTTGATCTGAAGGAAGAGATTTCGTTGACAAGCGAGCGGGAACGTTTGCGCCATGGAGAGAAGCTACGCGCGACGGCCGCCGAGGCTCTTGAACAACTCGACCTTGGCGAACAACCGGCGTTGGCTGCTCTCGAAAGGCAGGCCCGGCGCATGAGCGAGATGGCAGAGCTGGACTCGGACCTGCAGGAGATCGCGGAAGGGTTGGAGCAGGCAGTCGTTCCGTTGCAGGAGGCGGTTCGCGGACTGCAAGGGTATGCGGAGAGCTTGCGTGACGACCCGAGCCGTCTCGAGGAGGTGGAAGACCGGCTCGCCTTGCTGGCCCGCCTCGAGCGCAAACATGGCGTCCAGGGCCTCGAAGGCTTGCTCCAGCACCGCGAAGCTTTGGCAGCCGAACTCGATGCCGCTACCCGCGATGCTCAGGACCCCGAAGAGCTTCGTCGAGAGCTGGCGGCAGCTGCCGATACGACATGGAAGGCCGCTGACCGGCTGGAGACACTGAGGCGCAAGGGTGCGAAGGCCTTATGTCCACCGGTGATCGCCGAATTGGGGGCACTGGGCATGGAGGGAGCAACCTTCTCGGTGGGCTTCTCTGATCTGCCAGCCAGAGCGGAGAAGGGCCCGGCGCAGGTTCTGCACCGCGACGGAGCAAACCTTGGTTCGGATGGCCGGTCCCAGATCGAGTTTCTCCTGGCGGCGAACCCTGGGGAGGGCGAGTCTCCTCTGGGCAAGGTGGCCTCCGGCGGCGAACTATCCCGCGTGATGTTGGCTCTCCGCAACGTCGCCGGCGGCCCCGGTGTACCCACCATGGTTTTCGATGAGGTGGATGCGGGAATTGGTGGAAGCACGGCAGAGGCGGTTGGTGAGAGACTCGCGCGATTGGCCGAGGAACATCAAGTCCTCTGCATTACCCATCTGGCTCAGATTGCCGCTTATGCGGACGCGCATTATGCCGTCGCCAAAGGGAGTCGCGGGGGTCGCACGCGAACGATTGTCGACCCGATCGAGGGTGAGGCGCGAAAGGCGGAATTGGCGCGAATGTTGGGCGGGGGCGGCGTTCATGCCGAGACTCATGCGGCAGAGATGTTGCGTCGGGGCCATGAATTTCGAAAAAAGGGCATGAAAGCGGGGGGCAAGAGCGCTCCCAAAAAGAAGCGCTCGCGACAGAAGACCGCATGA